The window TGGTTGTATTTCTTCTGGACAAATTAAAATCCCGCCCCGTTCTTGTATTTTTGGGTGCAATTGTTATTACTACTGTTCTGGAGCTAATTACAGGACTTCTCTTTCACTATGTACTAAAACATGAACTATGGGATTACAGTGGAGATTCTTTAAATTTTCTTGGAATAATATGTTTGAGGAATACCCTTATTTGGGGAATAATGTCCCTTATAGCAGTTTATGGCATCCATCCCATAGTAATGAAGAAAATAAAAGTGCTTTCACTTCGTAACAAGACTTTAATCAGCAATATATGCTTTGTATGGATTTCGGCAGACTTAAGCATTTCCGTCTTTACAAGCTTCAACGGCATAAATAATATTACCTGGGTATCCGGCTTGGTGTTGCACAGGCTCAAATACATTGAAAGTATGACTGTTAAGGTAGTTTATTACATAAGGCATTAATACTCTATTCCCATTGATTCCATATATCAGGCTGAAAACCCACTGTTGCCTGTTTTCCATTTCTTACTATGGGACTGTTAAAGAGCTTGGGATTTTTTAAAAGAACCTCTTGTGCAACTTTCCCCACTCCCAGATTTCTCATATTGAGTTTATCATATTCCTTTGATTGTGTATTTATCAAATTACTTATACCAACGGCTCCTTTTACACTTTCGAATTCGCCCTTGCTCATTCCGTATTTAAAGAGGTCTATATACTGATAGCTGATTTTTCGTTCTTTAAAATATCGCTCTGCTTTTTGTGTATCAAATCCTTTTGCCCCATAAATCTGTATATTCATAAAACTCCTTTGCATCTTATTATTTATAATGATTATTTATTTTAACATTGAAACCAGTAGCTTGGGAATATTCTCAAGGGAGGTCTGCTTTTCCACTGCTCCGATATCATATGCAACTCTTGGCATACCGTAAACAACACAGGACTTTTCATCCTGTCCGATGGTCCTGGCGCCTTTTCCTCTCATAGTAAGCAATCCTTTTGCTCCGTCAGAACCCATTCCTGTTAGTATGACCCCAACTGCCTTGTTTCCGGCTTCCCTTGCCACTGATTCAAATAGAATATCCACAGAAGGACAATGTCCGTTAACCTTTTCGCTCTGAAATACTTCTGCTCTGTAACGTTCTCCTGTTTTTTTGATTCTCATATGGTAATCCCCCGGTGCAACAAGTACTTTTCCTTCTTCAATATAGTCACCGTTATTAGCCTCTTTAACTTTTAAGCCTGTTTGATTATTGAGTCTTTCGGCGAACATACGAGAAAACATTGGAGGTATATGCTGAACTATAACTATACCCGGAATGTTTGGAGGCAACTGTTTAAGAATGTTGAAAACAGCTTCAGTTCCCCCTGTTGAAGCACCAATTGCTATAATTTTACTGCTGTCAAATTTCATATCAGAGGAAACTGTTTCACCTATAATTCTGACTCTCTCCGGCAGTTTGGATTTTTTCGCAACCTTTACTTTAGTTATCAGTTCTTTTATAAATTCTTCTACGTTTTTGGATATTTGCATATCAGGTTTCAGAATAAAATCCACTGCTCCGGCTTTTATTGCATCGAAAACAGCTTCACTAATAGAGCTTACCACAATAATCGGAATCATGTGCTGAGGCAAAAGCCTGCTTATAAATTCAATGCCATTCATTTTTGGCATTTCAATGTCGCAAATCATAACATCAGGGTCATATTCTTCTATTTTATCTCTGGCATCAAAGGGATCCACCGCCTTAGCAACCACTTCTATTTCCGGGTCCAGAGTTATTCCTCTTGAAATTACTTCACGAAACAGTAAACTGTCGTCAACCACCAGCACTTTGATTTTTTTCATACCATATAACCCTTCCTGTATATTCATATGTTTAGTATGTTCTACATTAAAACGCCATACCCCTTTTTTTTAGAGGTATGGCGTTATTTAAAACTATTAGCTTACTGGTTTTCAGGTAAAAATGTAGCACAATCTGTTTCCTGGGTATCTCTTGCATTTCTAGGCTGAACTTCTATCTGTTCAGCGGTACAGTGATCACCATTCATATAATAGTGACATGTATTAACAATGCATTTTATACCAGTATTGGGCTGACTCATTTTTTTAACAGACATTGTGTATTCCTCCTTTGAAATTGACTTTCCTAAAGTATTATTTGCACAAATTTCGTTTTAATTCATTCAAGATTTAAGCAAAATTTGCATCATCTACCCTTTTATATACAAAGAAGGCATAATGTATCTGAAACCTGTTTTTTCTCGGCTAATTGACTCAGAATGACCTATAAATAAATATCCGCCATACTCCAATATATCATAAAACTTTTTAATAAGTGTATTTTTTGTGATATTATCAAAATAAATCATGACATTTCTACAAAAAATCACATGTAACTTTTTTCTAAAAGGAAAATTATCCAT of the Ruminiclostridium papyrosolvens DSM 2782 genome contains:
- a CDS encoding putative ABC transporter permease; this translates as MNYNVSKHLVRVYDVFLCFIIYSFCGWLMETVYMSVYHWHFIKRGFLISPLCGIYGVGTILVVFLLDKLKSRPVLVFLGAIVITTVLELITGLLFHYVLKHELWDYSGDSLNFLGIICLRNTLIWGIMSLIAVYGIHPIVMKKIKVLSLRNKTLISNICFVWISADLSISVFTSFNGINNITWVSGLVLHRLKYIESMTVKVVYYIRH
- a CDS encoding arsenate reductase family protein — translated: MNIQIYGAKGFDTQKAERYFKERKISYQYIDLFKYGMSKGEFESVKGAVGISNLINTQSKEYDKLNMRNLGVGKVAQEVLLKNPKLFNSPIVRNGKQATVGFQPDIWNQWE
- a CDS encoding protein-glutamate methylesterase/protein-glutamine glutaminase, translating into MKKIKVLVVDDSLLFREVISRGITLDPEIEVVAKAVDPFDARDKIEEYDPDVMICDIEMPKMNGIEFISRLLPQHMIPIIVVSSISEAVFDAIKAGAVDFILKPDMQISKNVEEFIKELITKVKVAKKSKLPERVRIIGETVSSDMKFDSSKIIAIGASTGGTEAVFNILKQLPPNIPGIVIVQHIPPMFSRMFAERLNNQTGLKVKEANNGDYIEEGKVLVAPGDYHMRIKKTGERYRAEVFQSEKVNGHCPSVDILFESVAREAGNKAVGVILTGMGSDGAKGLLTMRGKGARTIGQDEKSCVVYGMPRVAYDIGAVEKQTSLENIPKLLVSMLK
- a CDS encoding DUF1540 domain-containing protein; protein product: MSVKKMSQPNTGIKCIVNTCHYYMNGDHCTAEQIEVQPRNARDTQETDCATFLPENQ